One Rickettsia prowazekii str. Breinl genomic region harbors:
- the rplL gene encoding 50S ribosomal protein L7/L12 produces MADLAKIEEQLSSLTLMQAAELVKMLEEKWGVSAAAPITVASAGVAAPLAEAVTEKTEFEVVLTATGDKKVEVIKIVKDITGLGLIEAKKLVDEAPKSIKNNVKKAEAEEIKSKLEAAGAKVELK; encoded by the coding sequence ATGGCTGATTTAGCTAAAATTGAAGAACAATTATCATCATTAACATTGATGCAAGCAGCGGAGCTTGTGAAAATGCTAGAGGAGAAATGGGGAGTATCTGCTGCAGCTCCTATAACTGTAGCGTCTGCTGGTGTTGCAGCTCCTTTAGCAGAAGCAGTTACTGAAAAAACTGAGTTTGAAGTAGTGTTAACTGCTACTGGTGACAAAAAAGTTGAAGTAATTAAAATTGTAAAAGATATAACAGGTCTTGGTTTAATTGAAGCTAAGAAATTAGTTGATGAAGCTCCAAAGTCAATTAAAAACAATGTAAAAAAAGCAGAAGCAGAAGAAATCAAAAGTAAGTTAGAAGCTGCAGGAGCAAAAGTTGAATTAAAATAA
- the rplJ gene encoding 50S ribosomal protein L10 — MLRSEKPVAVEDIVNIYKESPSVIITHYHGLTVSQVSSLREELKSKEAGFKVVKNTLAKIAAKQTGLDSITNLFAGPTAIVYSKEPVEMARLVVNFANSNDNLKIIGGIVDNHILDAYSIKELSKLPSLYELRGKIVGLLQAPATKVVGVLQATSSSIARVIHAHAIKH, encoded by the coding sequence GTGTTAAGATCAGAAAAACCGGTAGCAGTAGAAGATATTGTAAATATTTATAAGGAATCGCCGTCGGTAATTATTACTCATTATCATGGATTAACTGTTAGTCAAGTGAGTTCTCTTAGAGAAGAACTAAAATCTAAAGAAGCAGGCTTTAAAGTAGTTAAAAATACTTTAGCAAAAATAGCTGCAAAGCAAACTGGGCTTGATAGTATTACTAATTTATTTGCTGGACCTACTGCTATTGTTTATTCTAAAGAACCGGTTGAGATGGCAAGATTAGTAGTTAATTTTGCTAACTCGAATGATAATCTTAAGATTATCGGTGGAATAGTTGATAATCATATATTAGATGCATATTCAATAAAAGAACTTTCTAAGCTACCTTCATTGTATGAGCTTAGAGGTAAAATTGTTGGATTGCTACAAGCACCGGCTACTAAGGTTGTAGGTGTTTTACAAGCTACGTCTTCGAGTATAGCAAGAGTAATACACGCACATGCTATTAAACATTAA
- the rpsL gene encoding 30S ribosomal protein S12, producing MPTYNQLVRFGRKSKTRKTKSPALESNPFKSGVCLVVKTVTPKKPNSALRKIATVRLSNKRTVNAYIPGEKHSVKEHDRVLVRGGQVPDLPGVKYHIVLGAYDIAGVKGRKQGRSRYGAHRKQVAATKK from the coding sequence ATGCCGACATATAATCAATTAGTGCGTTTTGGGAGAAAGTCAAAAACTCGCAAAACTAAATCTCCTGCCTTAGAATCCAACCCTTTTAAAAGCGGTGTTTGTCTAGTTGTAAAAACTGTCACCCCTAAAAAGCCTAACTCTGCACTTCGTAAGATTGCAACGGTGCGTCTAAGTAATAAAAGAACCGTCAATGCATATATTCCTGGTGAAAAGCATAGTGTAAAGGAACATGATAGGGTATTAGTAAGAGGAGGTCAGGTTCCTGATCTTCCTGGGGTAAAATATCATATTGTTCTTGGTGCTTATGATATTGCCGGAGTTAAAGGGCGTAAGCAAGGTCGTTCACGTTACGGCGCTCATCGCAAACAAGTTGCCGCTACAAAAAAATAA
- the rplK gene encoding 50S ribosomal protein L11, which yields MSKKAIKGYINLIIPAAGATPAPPIGPALGQRKVNIAAFCKDFNDATNGMEKGVPLPTVITVYEDSSFSFKVKTPPASYFLKKYAKITKGSSATKKEAMVGKVTIDDCREIAKLKISDLNTKNIEAATKIICGSAASMGLEVVGN from the coding sequence ATGTCTAAGAAAGCAATAAAGGGTTATATTAACTTAATAATTCCGGCTGCCGGGGCTACTCCAGCTCCTCCTATAGGACCTGCATTAGGGCAAAGAAAAGTTAATATAGCAGCATTTTGTAAAGATTTTAATGATGCTACGAACGGTATGGAAAAAGGAGTACCTTTACCTACTGTAATTACTGTTTATGAAGATAGTAGTTTTTCTTTTAAAGTAAAAACTCCACCTGCTTCTTATTTTCTCAAGAAGTATGCTAAAATTACTAAAGGTTCTAGCGCTACTAAAAAAGAAGCCATGGTTGGTAAAGTTACCATAGATGATTGTCGTGAAATTGCAAAGTTAAAAATATCTGATTTAAATACAAAAAATATTGAAGCAGCAACCAAAATTATTTGTGGTAGTGCTGCATCTATGGGACTTGAAGTAGTAGGGAATTAA
- the nusG gene encoding transcription termination/antitermination protein NusG has translation MTEQTIDNILPASKNNVKQWYVVHTASGAEKRIKEDILRKIAKQKMTDFFEDILIPVFGVSEVKRGKNVKVEKKLMPSYILIKMNMTDKSWHLVKNIPGVTGFLGSKIVPKALTESEIQNIFNNLEAEAKVAKNSKLYEVGEIVTVTDGPFETFMGTVEAIDKARNRLKVSVSIFGKATPIELNFNQVKKSD, from the coding sequence GTGACAGAACAGACTATAGATAATATATTACCTGCTTCTAAAAATAATGTAAAACAGTGGTATGTAGTACATACTGCATCAGGAGCAGAGAAACGCATTAAAGAGGATATTCTTAGAAAAATCGCTAAACAAAAGATGACAGATTTTTTTGAGGATATATTAATACCTGTTTTTGGAGTTTCTGAAGTTAAGCGTGGTAAAAATGTCAAGGTAGAAAAAAAACTAATGCCAAGTTATATTTTAATAAAAATGAATATGACTGATAAATCATGGCATTTAGTAAAAAATATACCTGGAGTGACTGGCTTTTTAGGAAGTAAAATTGTGCCAAAAGCTCTTACAGAAAGCGAAATACAAAATATTTTCAATAATTTGGAAGCAGAAGCTAAAGTAGCGAAGAATTCTAAATTATATGAAGTTGGTGAGATAGTAACTGTTACGGATGGTCCTTTTGAAACTTTTATGGGCACAGTAGAAGCAATAGATAAAGCAAGAAATAGATTAAAAGTTTCAGTTTCAATATTTGGCAAAGCAACTCCAATAGAACTAAATTTTAATCAAGTAAAGAAAAGTGATTAA
- the secE gene encoding preprotein translocase subunit SecE yields MFREYKIYKFFEQVKQETYKVFWPNKKELIASTLVVVATVFIFSLICLVLDYSIHNIMQLLLTIGK; encoded by the coding sequence ATGTTTAGAGAATATAAAATATATAAGTTTTTTGAACAAGTTAAACAAGAAACTTATAAAGTATTTTGGCCAAATAAAAAGGAGTTGATTGCTTCAACATTAGTAGTAGTAGCAACAGTTTTTATTTTTAGTTTAATTTGCTTGGTGCTTGATTATAGTATACATAATATAATGCAGCTTTTGCTTACTATTGGTAAATAG
- a CDS encoding amino acid ABC transporter permease, which yields MLMYLLKYYPKILFIIEGTLVTLKYSVIAVILGLVIGMLLAICKVNKNRVLRLFANFYTSIFRGTPLLVQLSIIYFAAPYIINIKFNVFMAGVISFALNSGAYVSEVIRAGINTVDKGQFEAAEALAIPKFLIMKDIILPQAINNIFPSLVNELVNLIKESAIISMLGEMDLMRRAQIVSIETYNYFFPMLIAACCYYILVILISFIAKIIEKKMIVN from the coding sequence ATGTTGATGTATTTATTAAAATATTATCCAAAAATTCTTTTTATTATAGAGGGAACTTTGGTAACTTTAAAATATAGTGTTATTGCTGTTATATTAGGTCTAGTAATAGGGATGCTTCTTGCTATTTGTAAGGTAAATAAGAATCGTGTTTTAAGACTTTTTGCAAATTTCTATACTTCTATTTTTAGAGGTACACCTTTACTAGTTCAATTAAGTATTATTTATTTTGCTGCGCCTTATATCATAAACATTAAATTTAATGTGTTTATGGCTGGGGTTATTTCTTTTGCACTGAATTCTGGCGCATATGTTTCTGAAGTAATCAGGGCTGGAATTAATACTGTTGATAAAGGGCAATTTGAAGCTGCTGAAGCTCTTGCGATTCCAAAATTTTTAATAATGAAAGATATAATCCTGCCGCAAGCTATTAACAATATTTTCCCGTCATTAGTAAATGAGCTTGTAAATTTGATCAAAGAATCAGCAATTATTTCTATGCTTGGAGAAATGGATTTAATGCGTAGAGCACAAATTGTATCAATTGAAACATATAATTATTTTTTTCCAATGCTTATTGCAGCGTGTTGTTATTATATTTTAGTTATATTAATCAGCTTTATAGCAAAAATAATTGAGAAAAAAATGATTGTTAATTAA
- the rpoB gene encoding DNA-directed RNA polymerase subunit beta — translation MVSLRDNIESQPLSHNRRIRKNFGHINLVADIPNLIEIQKNSYEKNFLQLNIKDSERKNKGLQSILNSIFPISDSSNIANLEFVKYEFDTPKYDVDECSQRSLSYAAPLKVTLRLSIWDIDEDTGTREIKGIKEQEVYMGDIPLMTKNGTFIINGTERVVVSQMHRSPGVFFYHDEGKVHSSGKLLYSARVIPYRGSWLDFEFDAKDIIYFRIDRKRKLYATTLLRAIGMSTEEIIKFYYNSVTYKFVKNKGWSVKFIPQHITAHRLTSDLVDADTGNVLLKAGQKITPRLAQKYFGVGLNNILVTHETLIGKYLSEDLRDPASDEVLAKIGEMITSDMLKVINDLKIKNVNVLVINPQSGSYIRNTLFADKNQDREAALCDIFRVLRPGEPANIEAAESLFYNLFFDAERYDLSEVGRIKMNSRLELNISEEVTVLTIDDIKNIVRILVELKDGKGIIDDIDHLGNRRVRSVGELIENQFRIGLVRMEKSVIERMSAGDVDTVMPHDLVNSKILVSVVKEFFSTSQLSQFMDQTNPLSEITHKRRLSALGPGGLSRDRAGFEVRDVHPTHYGRICPIETPEGQNIGLINSMATYARINKHGFIESPYRRVKNGYVTDEVVYLSAIEEGKYKIGQANSKVDQDGKLQGEFINCRVEGGNFVMVEPDEVDFIDVTPMQVVSVAASLIPFLENDDANRALMGSNMQRQAVPLIKTEAPFVGTGVEGVVAKDSGASVLALHDGIVERVDSNRIVIRTLEQKVDGSPSVDIYNLLKFQKSNHNTCINQKPLVKVGHYVKKNDIIADGPSTDNGEIALGRNVLVAFLPWNGYNFEDSILISERIVKEDVFTSIHIEEFEVIARDTRLGPEEITRDIPNVSEEALRHLDEVGIIYVGAEVKAGDILVGKVTPKSESPITPEEKLLRAIFGEKAFDVKDSSLHVPSGVSGTVVEVRIFSRRGVEKDQRAIAIEKQQIEKLAKDRDDELEIIEHFVFSWLEKLLVGHVIINGPKQITAGQTITTEMLKGLSKGQLWQITVEDANVMNEIEQIKIHYDEKKYALDKRFTTKVEKLQSGDDLPQGALKVVKVFIATKHKLQPGDKMAGRHGNKGVISRIVPEEDMPFLEDGTVVDIVLNPLGLPSRMNIGQILETHLGWASINLAKKISTLVKEYKDNHIDIEEIKKFLLELYGKDINYILEGSEEEIISFCNKVSKGVYFATPVFDGAKVQDVKDMLELAGQDLSGQVKLIDGRTGEYFDRLVTVGHKYLLKLHHLVDNKIHSRSIGPYSLVTQQPLGGKSHFGGQRFGEMECWALQAYGAAYTLQEMLTVKSDDVNGRIKTYDSIVRGENNFESGIPESFNVMIKEFRSLCLNVKLEVTPSK, via the coding sequence ATGGTTTCATTAAGGGATAATATAGAATCACAACCCTTGTCACATAATAGAAGAATAAGAAAGAATTTTGGTCACATAAATTTAGTAGCAGATATACCGAATTTGATTGAAATTCAAAAAAATTCATATGAGAAAAATTTTCTACAGTTAAATATTAAAGATTCTGAAAGAAAAAACAAAGGTTTACAATCTATATTAAACTCAATTTTTCCTATTTCAGATTCCTCAAATATTGCAAATTTAGAATTTGTCAAATATGAATTTGATACTCCAAAATATGATGTAGACGAGTGTAGTCAAAGAAGTTTAAGTTATGCAGCTCCTCTTAAAGTTACTTTAAGATTAAGTATTTGGGATATAGACGAAGATACAGGTACTAGAGAAATTAAAGGAATTAAAGAGCAAGAAGTATATATGGGCGATATTCCATTAATGACTAAAAATGGTACTTTTATTATCAACGGTACGGAAAGAGTAGTTGTATCACAAATGCATCGCTCACCAGGTGTATTCTTTTATCATGATGAAGGAAAAGTGCACTCTTCCGGCAAGCTTTTATATTCTGCTCGTGTTATTCCATATAGAGGATCTTGGCTTGATTTCGAATTCGATGCTAAAGATATTATTTATTTTAGGATTGATAGAAAAAGGAAGCTTTATGCTACTACTTTACTAAGAGCTATTGGTATGAGTACTGAAGAAATTATAAAATTTTATTATAATTCAGTAACTTATAAGTTTGTAAAAAATAAAGGGTGGTCTGTTAAATTTATACCTCAGCATATTACTGCTCATCGTTTAACAAGTGATTTAGTGGATGCAGATACAGGAAATGTTTTACTGAAAGCAGGACAAAAAATTACACCGCGTTTGGCTCAAAAATATTTTGGTGTAGGTCTTAATAATATTTTAGTAACTCATGAAACTTTAATCGGTAAATATCTATCTGAAGATTTAAGAGATCCTGCAAGTGATGAAGTTTTAGCTAAAATTGGTGAAATGATTACTTCTGATATGTTAAAAGTTATTAATGATCTTAAAATTAAAAATGTTAACGTATTAGTAATCAATCCTCAATCAGGTTCATATATAAGAAACACCTTGTTCGCTGATAAAAATCAGGACCGTGAGGCAGCATTATGTGACATTTTTCGAGTTTTAAGACCAGGCGAACCTGCTAATATTGAAGCAGCAGAAAGCCTATTTTATAATTTATTCTTTGATGCAGAAAGATATGATCTTTCAGAAGTTGGGCGAATAAAAATGAATTCTAGGTTAGAATTGAATATTTCTGAAGAAGTTACAGTTCTAACAATTGATGATATTAAAAATATTGTAAGGATTTTAGTCGAGCTTAAAGATGGTAAAGGTATTATAGATGATATTGACCATTTAGGTAATAGAAGGGTTAGATCGGTTGGTGAATTGATAGAAAATCAATTTAGAATAGGTTTAGTACGGATGGAAAAATCTGTAATTGAAAGGATGTCAGCAGGTGATGTTGATACCGTAATGCCTCATGATTTAGTAAATTCTAAAATTTTAGTTTCGGTAGTAAAAGAATTTTTTAGTACCTCGCAATTATCCCAATTTATGGATCAAACAAATCCATTATCTGAGATAACTCATAAAAGAAGACTTTCAGCCCTTGGGCCTGGAGGTCTTAGTCGAGATCGAGCAGGTTTTGAGGTACGTGACGTACATCCTACTCATTACGGTCGTATTTGTCCTATTGAAACACCGGAAGGTCAGAATATTGGTTTAATAAACTCTATGGCTACTTATGCTAGAATAAATAAACATGGTTTTATAGAGAGTCCGTATAGAAGAGTTAAAAATGGATATGTAACTGATGAGGTAGTATATCTTTCTGCCATTGAGGAAGGTAAATACAAAATAGGGCAAGCAAATTCTAAAGTTGATCAAGATGGAAAACTGCAAGGAGAGTTCATTAATTGCCGTGTTGAGGGTGGAAATTTTGTAATGGTAGAACCGGATGAGGTGGATTTCATTGATGTAACGCCTATGCAGGTAGTATCGGTTGCAGCTTCTCTTATACCTTTTTTAGAAAATGATGATGCGAACCGTGCTTTGATGGGGTCAAATATGCAAAGGCAAGCTGTTCCTTTAATTAAAACTGAAGCACCTTTTGTAGGTACTGGAGTTGAAGGGGTAGTGGCTAAAGATTCTGGTGCTTCGGTGCTTGCATTACATGATGGTATTGTTGAACGGGTAGACTCAAATAGAATTGTGATTAGAACTTTAGAACAAAAAGTTGATGGGTCTCCTTCTGTTGATATTTATAATTTATTAAAATTCCAAAAATCGAATCATAATACTTGTATAAATCAAAAGCCTTTAGTTAAGGTCGGTCATTATGTTAAGAAAAATGATATTATAGCTGATGGTCCTAGTACAGATAATGGTGAAATTGCTTTAGGTAGAAATGTACTTGTGGCTTTCTTACCTTGGAACGGTTATAATTTTGAAGATTCAATTTTAATATCTGAACGTATAGTAAAAGAGGATGTGTTTACATCAATTCATATTGAAGAGTTTGAAGTAATAGCTAGAGATACACGCCTTGGTCCTGAAGAAATTACACGCGATATACCGAATGTAAGTGAAGAAGCGTTGCGTCATCTTGATGAAGTCGGGATAATTTATGTAGGTGCAGAAGTAAAAGCTGGTGATATTTTAGTTGGAAAAGTAACGCCAAAAAGTGAATCTCCTATTACCCCTGAAGAGAAACTACTACGTGCTATTTTTGGAGAAAAAGCTTTTGATGTAAAAGATTCATCGCTGCATGTACCTTCTGGAGTTAGTGGCACTGTAGTAGAAGTAAGGATATTTTCTCGTAGAGGTGTAGAAAAAGATCAGAGAGCTATTGCTATTGAAAAACAACAAATTGAAAAATTAGCAAAAGACAGAGATGATGAGTTAGAAATTATTGAGCATTTTGTCTTTAGTTGGCTTGAAAAGCTTTTAGTAGGACATGTTATTATTAATGGTCCTAAGCAAATAACAGCAGGACAAACTATTACTACTGAAATGCTAAAAGGTTTATCTAAAGGACAGCTTTGGCAGATTACAGTAGAAGATGCAAATGTAATGAATGAAATAGAGCAGATCAAAATTCATTATGATGAGAAAAAATATGCGCTCGATAAAAGATTTACTACTAAGGTAGAGAAATTGCAAAGCGGTGATGATTTACCTCAAGGGGCTTTAAAAGTAGTAAAAGTATTTATTGCCACTAAGCATAAATTACAGCCTGGGGATAAGATGGCAGGAAGACACGGAAATAAAGGTGTTATTTCACGTATCGTACCTGAAGAAGATATGCCATTTTTAGAAGATGGAACTGTCGTAGATATAGTGCTTAATCCTCTAGGTCTCCCATCCCGTATGAATATAGGACAGATTTTAGAAACCCATCTTGGATGGGCATCAATAAATTTAGCAAAAAAAATATCTACCTTAGTAAAGGAATATAAAGATAATCATATAGATATTGAGGAAATTAAGAAATTCTTACTTGAGCTGTACGGCAAGGATATTAATTATATCCTTGAAGGATCAGAAGAAGAAATTATCTCTTTCTGTAATAAAGTAAGTAAAGGTGTATATTTTGCAACTCCTGTATTTGATGGTGCAAAAGTTCAAGATGTTAAAGATATGTTGGAACTTGCTGGCCAAGATCTTTCAGGACAAGTAAAATTAATTGATGGTAGAACTGGTGAATATTTCGATCGTTTAGTAACTGTAGGACACAAATATTTGCTAAAATTACATCACTTAGTCGATAATAAAATTCACTCTCGTTCTATAGGACCTTATAGCTTAGTAACACAGCAACCGCTTGGAGGTAAGTCTCATTTTGGTGGGCAACGTTTTGGCGAAATGGAATGTTGGGCATTACAAGCTTATGGTGCAGCTTATACGTTACAGGAAATGTTAACTGTTAAGTCAGATGATGTAAACGGTAGGATCAAAACTTATGATTCTATAGTACGTGGTGAAAATAATTTTGAATCAGGCATTCCTGAATCCTTTAATGTTATGATAAAAGAATTTAGATCTTTATGTCTCAACGTAAAGCTTGAAGTAACTCCAAGTAAATAA
- the rplA gene encoding 50S ribosomal protein L1 translates to MSNKDICVKISGSKKIREAREKVKSDTLYNLTNAVAQLKSASYVKFDPTLEIVMKLGIDPRHSDQIVRGVVNLPAGTGKTIRVAVICKEEREEEAKSAGADLVGSINIIDEIKAGQINFDVCIATPDMMSMISSVARILGPKGLMPNPKLGTVTLDIKNAIKNAKSGQVEYRAEKAGIIHAGLGKLSFSDQDLLKNLNAFIGAVIKAKPVGLKGNYLKAIYLSSTMGASVQIDLTSIS, encoded by the coding sequence ATGTCAAATAAAGATATTTGCGTCAAAATTAGTGGCAGTAAAAAAATAAGAGAAGCTAGAGAAAAAGTAAAATCAGATACTTTATATAATTTAACAAATGCAGTTGCACAGTTAAAATCAGCATCATATGTTAAGTTTGATCCAACTTTAGAAATAGTAATGAAGCTTGGAATTGATCCTAGGCATTCAGATCAAATTGTACGTGGTGTAGTTAATTTACCTGCTGGTACTGGTAAAACAATAAGAGTAGCTGTTATTTGTAAAGAAGAAAGAGAAGAAGAAGCTAAAAGTGCTGGAGCAGATTTAGTTGGTTCAATAAATATTATTGATGAAATTAAAGCTGGGCAAATTAATTTCGATGTATGTATAGCTACTCCTGATATGATGTCGATGATAAGTTCAGTTGCAAGAATTTTAGGGCCAAAAGGGTTAATGCCTAATCCTAAACTTGGTACAGTAACTTTAGATATTAAAAATGCTATTAAAAATGCTAAGAGTGGTCAGGTAGAATATAGAGCAGAGAAAGCAGGTATAATTCATGCAGGACTTGGAAAATTATCTTTTTCAGATCAAGATTTATTAAAAAATTTAAATGCATTTATTGGGGCAGTAATTAAAGCAAAACCGGTTGGATTAAAAGGAAATTATTTAAAAGCAATATATTTATCTTCTACTATGGGAGCATCGGTACAAATAGATTTAACTAGTATATCATAG
- the rpsG gene encoding 30S ribosomal protein S7, with product MSRRHVAEKRIILPDMKYNSILLSRFINNIMKAGKKAVAEKIVYSALNKIEKKHSVDPYQTFNNAMHNVKPHLEVTSVRVGGANYQVPTHVDERRGYALASRWIINAASKRSEKMMIDKLAEELFEASNNRGVAIKKKEDTHKMAEANKAFSHFSPKKMK from the coding sequence ATGTCACGTCGTCATGTTGCAGAAAAGCGGATAATTTTACCTGATATGAAATATAATAGTATTTTATTATCAAGGTTTATCAATAATATTATGAAAGCAGGAAAGAAAGCTGTTGCAGAGAAAATTGTTTATTCAGCCTTGAATAAAATTGAAAAAAAGCATAGCGTCGATCCATATCAAACCTTTAATAATGCTATGCATAATGTAAAACCACATTTAGAAGTAACTTCGGTTAGGGTTGGAGGAGCGAATTATCAAGTTCCGACTCATGTCGATGAAAGGAGAGGATATGCTCTTGCTAGCCGTTGGATTATTAATGCTGCATCAAAGCGTTCTGAAAAAATGATGATTGATAAACTTGCCGAAGAGTTGTTTGAAGCTTCTAATAATAGAGGCGTCGCTATTAAGAAGAAAGAAGATACTCATAAAATGGCTGAGGCTAATAAAGCTTTTTCTCATTTTAGCCCTAAAAAAATGAAATAA
- the fusA gene encoding elongation factor G yields the protein MSKINKLEQIRNIGICAHIDAGKTTTTERILYYTGKSHKIGEVHEGGATMDWMEQEQERGITITSAATTCRWQDKVINIIDTPGHVDFTIEVERSLRVLDGAVAVFDGVAGVEPQSETVWRQADKYNVPRMCFVNKMDRMGADFYRCVEMIKDRLGARSLIIQLPIGIEENFKGIVNLIKMKAVIWKDESLGAEYFEEDIPADMQDKAAEYRARLLDMVVELDDTIMEQYLSGAEITEEQIKILIRKGTIEARFYPILCGSAFKNKGVQPLLDAIVDFLPSPIDIGIVKGIEVSTSEEKDFPISIVEPFSALAFKIMNDPFVGSLTFIRIYSGKITSGATVINTVKNKREKIGRMLLMHANNREDIKEASAGDIVALAGLKDTSTGDTLSDIDKQVVLERMEFPEPVIELAVEPKSTADQEKMGLALSRLAAEDPSFRVSTDHETGQTVIKGMGELHLEIIIDRMRREFKVEANIGAPQVAYRETITTACEIDYTHKKQSGGAGQFARVKIIFEPLKDVIDLKDEDKNKTFVFESKIVGGAVPKEYIPGVEKGLNNIRETGVIAGYPMIDFKATLVDGAFHDVDSSVLAFEIAAKGAFREGMQKGNPKLLEPIMKVEVITPDEYMGDIIGDLNSRRGQIQNMDPRGNAQVVTAHVPLAEMFGYVNTLRSLSQGRAQFSMIFSHYDQVPSQVADMIKAKK from the coding sequence ATGAGTAAAATAAATAAACTTGAACAGATTCGTAATATCGGTATATGTGCTCACATTGATGCTGGTAAAACTACAACTACCGAACGTATTTTATATTATACTGGTAAATCACATAAAATAGGTGAAGTTCATGAAGGTGGTGCTACTATGGATTGGATGGAACAAGAGCAAGAACGTGGTATAACAATTACCTCAGCTGCTACTACTTGTAGATGGCAAGATAAAGTAATTAATATTATTGATACTCCAGGTCACGTTGACTTTACAATTGAAGTAGAGCGTTCGCTGCGTGTTCTTGACGGTGCTGTTGCAGTATTTGATGGTGTAGCTGGGGTTGAACCACAGTCCGAAACGGTTTGGAGGCAGGCAGATAAATATAATGTTCCCAGAATGTGTTTTGTTAATAAAATGGATAGAATGGGGGCAGATTTTTATAGATGCGTTGAAATGATCAAAGATCGTTTAGGCGCGAGGTCACTTATTATTCAGTTGCCTATTGGTATTGAAGAAAATTTTAAGGGGATAGTTAATCTTATAAAAATGAAAGCAGTGATTTGGAAAGATGAATCACTTGGTGCTGAATATTTTGAAGAAGATATACCCGCAGATATGCAAGATAAAGCTGCAGAATATCGTGCTAGGTTGCTTGATATGGTTGTTGAGTTAGATGACACTATCATGGAACAATATTTATCAGGGGCAGAAATAACAGAAGAACAAATTAAAATCTTAATAAGAAAAGGTACTATTGAAGCAAGATTTTATCCAATTTTATGTGGTAGTGCTTTTAAAAATAAAGGTGTGCAACCTTTACTTGATGCCATAGTCGATTTCTTACCTTCGCCTATTGATATAGGTATAGTAAAAGGTATAGAAGTAAGTACAAGTGAAGAAAAAGATTTTCCTATTTCTATAGTTGAGCCTTTTTCTGCTTTAGCATTTAAAATTATGAATGATCCTTTTGTCGGTTCATTAACTTTTATTAGAATATATTCAGGTAAAATTACTTCAGGTGCGACTGTTATTAATACTGTAAAAAATAAAAGGGAAAAAATCGGTAGAATGTTATTAATGCATGCTAATAATCGTGAAGATATAAAAGAAGCATCAGCAGGTGATATAGTAGCTTTAGCAGGTCTTAAAGATACTAGCACTGGTGATACATTATCCGATATTGATAAACAAGTGGTCTTAGAAAGAATGGAATTCCCAGAGCCAGTAATTGAGCTTGCAGTAGAACCTAAGTCAACAGCAGATCAAGAAAAAATGGGCTTAGCACTTTCTCGTTTAGCAGCAGAAGATCCATCATTTAGGGTTTCAACTGATCATGAAACAGGGCAAACAGTGATAAAAGGGATGGGTGAACTTCATTTAGAAATTATCATTGATCGTATGAGAAGAGAGTTTAAGGTTGAAGCAAATATTGGTGCTCCTCAAGTAGCATATCGTGAAACTATAACAACAGCCTGCGAAATTGATTATACTCATAAAAAACAATCTGGTGGTGCAGGACAATTTGCTCGTGTAAAAATTATTTTTGAACCTCTTAAAGACGTAATAGATCTAAAAGATGAAGATAAAAATAAAACTTTTGTCTTTGAAAGTAAAATTGTTGGTGGTGCTGTTCCTAAAGAATATATACCAGGTGTTGAAAAAGGATTAAATAATATTAGAGAAACCGGTGTTATTGCCGGTTATCCTATGATTGATTTTAAAGCGACTTTAGTCGATGGTGCTTTTCATGATGTAGATTCTAGCGTACTCGCTTTTGAAATTGCTGCAAAAGGAGCGTTTAGAGAAGGGATGCAAAAAGGTAATCCTAAGTTACTTGAGCCTATTATGAAAGTTGAAGTAATTACTCCTGATGAATATATGGGTGATATTATAGGTGACTTAAATAGTCGTAGAGGGCAAATTCAAAACATGGATCCAAGAGGAAATGCTCAAGTAGTCACTGCGCATGTTCCTTTAGCCGAAATGTTTGGTTATGTTAATACACTTAGATCTTTATCTCAAGGGAGAGCGCAGTTTAGTATGATATTCTCACATTATGATCAAGTGCCGAGTCAAGTAGCGGATATGATTAAAGCTAAAAAGTAA